One Candidatus Binatia bacterium genomic window carries:
- a CDS encoding methyltransferase domain-containing protein, whose amino-acid sequence MRNDRPLVKRYLSQNAIRKLHIGCGGNVLDGWLNADYDPHSETILRLDAAHQFPLDNDTFDYVFSEHVIEHIPYSQGVLMLAECFRILREHGTIRISTPDLSFLIDLHKGKKSHLQKRYVKWATDNFIKGAPYYDDAFVINNFVRDWGHLFIYDEKTLRSSLNKAGFTRVTRCDLSQSRDAALRNLENEKRMPKGFLRLETFTLEGRKVVGKLSKRSA is encoded by the coding sequence ATGCGAAATGATCGACCACTTGTCAAACGATATTTGAGCCAAAACGCTATACGGAAATTGCATATCGGCTGCGGTGGCAACGTTCTCGACGGGTGGCTTAATGCAGACTACGACCCGCATTCGGAGACTATTCTGCGCTTAGACGCGGCTCATCAGTTCCCTCTTGATAACGACACGTTCGATTACGTATTTAGTGAGCATGTGATCGAGCACATACCATACTCCCAGGGCGTACTGATGTTGGCTGAATGTTTTCGTATTCTAAGAGAACATGGAACAATTAGAATATCGACACCAGATTTATCATTCCTAATCGACCTCCATAAGGGCAAGAAATCACATTTGCAGAAACGCTATGTCAAATGGGCTACAGATAACTTCATAAAAGGTGCACCTTATTACGATGATGCGTTCGTTATTAACAATTTCGTACGAGATTGGGGGCACCTGTTCATTTACGACGAGAAGACGCTGCGCTCGTCCTTAAACAAAGCCGGGTTTACAAGAGTTACGAGATGCGATCTTAGCCAGAGCAGGGACGCGGCATTAAGGAATTTGGAAAACGAAAAGCGAATGCCCAAGGGATTCTTGAGGCTAGAGACCTTCACGTTAGAAGGAAGAAAAGTAGTGGGCAAGCTAAGCAAGCGCTCCGCCTGA
- a CDS encoding AbrB/MazE/SpoVT family DNA-binding domain-containing protein has product MSNPTAIARFTGNHQVSIPKPVRDAIGLALGDFVELTAERGTIVLRPKQLTDKPIPEATPTAAEVRALNRVIAADKRGETTPYEQYRSERAARLAGRRRQARPKAAR; this is encoded by the coding sequence ATGTCCAACCCTACCGCGATCGCCCGCTTCACCGGCAACCACCAGGTGAGCATTCCCAAGCCTGTGCGCGACGCCATCGGCCTTGCGCTCGGCGACTTCGTGGAGCTGACCGCCGAGCGCGGCACCATCGTGCTCCGGCCGAAGCAGCTCACCGACAAGCCGATCCCTGAAGCCACGCCCACGGCCGCCGAAGTCCGCGCCCTGAACCGAGTCATCGCCGCTGACAAGCGCGGAGAAACCACGCCTTATGAGCAGTACCGATCCGAGCGCGCCGCCCGGTTGGCTGGTCGTCGTCGACAAGCCCGCCCAAAAGCAGCTCGATAG
- a CDS encoding tyrosine-type recombinase/integrase, producing MGFKSPSSHSPFCIRHAHLDSTGIRGDAKGPVFRSLALGPGRPLSKRPLAQSEAWRMIRRRAKDAGIKTRIGRHTSRATGITAYLENGGTLEHAQQIAAHESPRTTKLYDRTTDQVSLGEIEPITI from the coding sequence TTGGGGTTCAAGTCCCCCTCCTCGCATTCTCCCTTTTGCATTCGGCACGCGCACCTCGACTCGACCGGCATCCGCGGCGACGCCAAGGGGCCGGTGTTCCGGTCGCTCGCCCTTGGGCCGGGGCGACCGCTCTCGAAGCGACCGCTGGCGCAGTCGGAAGCGTGGCGCATGATCCGGCGGCGCGCCAAGGACGCCGGCATCAAGACGAGGATCGGCCGCCACACGTCCCGGGCCACTGGTATCACCGCCTACCTGGAGAACGGCGGCACATTGGAGCACGCGCAGCAGATCGCCGCCCACGAGTCTCCGCGCACGACGAAGCTCTACGACCGGACCACCGACCAGGTCAGTCTCGGCGAGATCGAGCCCATCACCATCTGA